Proteins found in one Siniperca chuatsi isolate FFG_IHB_CAS linkage group LG22, ASM2008510v1, whole genome shotgun sequence genomic segment:
- the LOC122869977 gene encoding dynactin subunit 1-like isoform X3, which translates to MSSAGTVESGKPPKIGSIVEVIGKGQRGTVAYIGATLFASGKWVGVILNEAKGKNDGTVQGKRYFTCEENHGIFVRQSQIQVVEDGSSATSPDTPESGTAKIPRQKDIPETPKTTKQSSTRRSAKWSTPSRLTPATSLPSLLVRPSGRLSLSLRASRESLSSSLSGDVSETGFSSHQGALGAPVMPQPSGSPAAMAAPVPATPSKVEPAISKQEEESLRAQVKDLEEKLETLKMKRTEDKAKLKELEKHKIQLEQLQEWKNKMQEQQAELQKQLKEAKKEAREAQESKDRYMEEMADTADAIEMATLDKEMAEERAESLQVEVDTLKEKVEELSMDLEILRHEISEKGSDGAASSYHVKQLEEQNGRLKEALVRMRDLSSSEKQEHVKLQKQMEKKNSELETLRTQKEKLQDEIKQAEATIDELKEQVDAALGSEEMVETLTERNLDLEEKVRELRETVTDLEAINEMNDELQENARETEMELREQLDLSGAKVREADKRVEAAQETVADYQHTISKYRELTAGLQEANRELISQQNANVEQVQQPPAELFDFKIKFAETKAYAKAIEMELRKMEVAQSNRQVSLLTSFMPDSFLRHGGDHDCILVLLLIPRLICKAELISKQAQEKFDLNGNLVQGTGLRGPPGEQRSFASGLVYSLNLLQATLHKYEQALNTCSVEVFKRMGTLYSEMSFHERSLDYFIDLLHKDQLDETVQVEPLTKAIKYYQQLHSVHLADHTEDCTVQLADHIKFTQSALDCMGVEVARLRAFLAAGQESSGFAVLLKDLDTSCSDIRQFCKKIRRRMPGTDVVGVPAALNFEPQVAETLTECRRQQTRVVAVLQEVAAAGAQMVAPLAEQEGLNALKLEDIACKAVEQVYGSHGLNGPECLRQSCSSVIITMNKMATAMQEGEYDADKPQGKTPPVEIRASTVRAEMTDAEGLGVKLEDRETVIKELKKSLKIKGEELSEANVRLSLLEKKLDTSTKDADERVEKIQTKLDENLALLKKKEKEFEETMDALQADIDQLEAEKAELKQRINNQSKMTIEGLRGPPATGIASIVQGSAGAGLPPSLAGPVQVVDSPLLRQQVEAQRLGIKHLKNENNRLKAEKIRAQLASLPPLCPPKLPQVSKESSTPPDGLNTGIYRRTDQLLATLLKLSAEVKVVDVTGKTAVSASAQLLEQTARLQNLSNALDKLKGEVAEHVVSYQPGAKASSDFATFPVSSFVKAKEEKQGGTVFVGRVAIPCTRGQEQVHRLVLSQQQLQQVHRLLMA; encoded by the exons ATGAGCAGCGCAGGAACGGTGGAGAGTGGTAAACCTCCAAAG ATTGGCTCTATAGTGGAGGTGATAGGGAAGGGTCAGCGTGGCACTGTTGCCTATATTGGCGCCACCCTCTTTGCCTCTGGGAAATGGGTGGGCGTCATACTGAATGAGGCCAAAGGCAAGAACGATGGCACCGTGCAGGGGAAACGCTACTTCACCTGTGAGGAAAATCACGGGATATTTGTGAGACAGTCCCAG ATCCAGGTGGTGGAAGATGGCTCCAGTGCCACCTCACCAGATACCCCTGAATCAGGCACTGCAAAGATACCCAGACAAAAAG ACATTCCTGAGACTCCCAAAACAACCAAGCAG tcCTCTACCCGCCGCTCTGCCAAG TGGAGCACTCCAAGTCGTCTCACGCCTGccacctccctcccctccctcttgGTACGTCCCTCCGGACGCCTCAGCCTGTCACTCAGG GCGTCTCGTGAGAGCCTGTCGTCCTCTCTGTCTGGAGATGTCAGTGAGACAGGCTTTTCCTCCCACCAGGGTGCACTGGGGGCCCCTGTCATGCCTCAGCCCAGCGGGTCGCCTGCAGCAATGGCAGCCCCGGTCCCGGCCACTCCAAGCAAG GTGGAACCTGCCATTTCCAAGCAG GAGGAGGAATCACTGCGAGCTCAGGTCAAGGACCTGGAAGAGAAGCTCGAAACGCTGAAGATGAAGCGGACAGAGGACAAGGCCAAGCTGAAGGAGCTTGAGAAGCACAAGATCCAGCTGGAGCAGCTTCAGGAGTGGAAGAACAAAATGCAGGAGCAGCAGGCTGAGCTGCAGAAACAACTCAAAGAGGCCAAGAAG GAAGCCCGTGAGGCACAGGAGTCTAAGGACCGCTACATGGAAGAGATGGCCGACACGGCAGACGCCATAGAGATGGCCACGCTGGACAAAGAGATGGCTGAAGAGCGGGCAGAGTCACTGCAAGTGGAGGTGGACACACTGAAAGAGAAAGTGGAGGAGCTCTCCATGGACCTGGAGATCCTTAGACATGAGATTTCAGAGAAAG GCTCAGATGGAGCTGCCTCAAGTTACCATGTCAAACAGCTAGAGGAGCAGAATGGCAGACTAAAGGAGGCGTTGGTTCG GATGCGTGACCTGTCTTCTTCAGAGAAGCAGGAGCATGTGAAGCTGCAGAAGCAGATGGAGAAGAAGAACTCTGAGCTGGAGACTCTGAGGACTCAAAAGGAAAAACTGCAGGACGAGATAAAGCAGGCGGAGGCCACTATCGATGAACTGAAGGAGCAG GTGGATGCTGCACTGGGGTCAGAGGAGATGGTGGAGACCCTGACAGAGAGAAACCTTGACCTGGAGGAGAAAGTCAGAGAGCTGAGAGAAACAGTCACTGATTTG GAGGCCATCAACGAAATGAACGATGAGCTCCAGGAGAATGCCCGGGAGACAGAAATGGAGCTGAGGGAGCAGTTGGACCTGAGTGGAGCAAAGGTCAGAGAGGCTGACAAAAGGGTGGAGGCTGCCCAGGAGACTGTAGCTGATTACCAGCACACCATAAGCAAATACAGAGAGCTCACTGCAGGGCTACAG GAGGCCAACAGAGAGCTGATCAGCCAGCAGAATGCAAATGTTGAACAAGTTCAGCAACCCCCTGCTGAATTATTTGACTTCAAGATTAAGTTTGCAGAGACCAAGGCTTATGCCAAG GCCATTGAGATGGAGCTGAGGAAAATGGAAGTGGCTCAGTCAAACAGACAGGTAtccctcctcacctccttcatGCCGGACTCCTTCCTGCGTCACGGTGGAGATCACGACTGTATTCTGGTCCTTCTGCTCATCCCCAGGCTCATCTGCAAG GCTGAGCTGATCAGTAAACAGGCCCAGGAGAAGTTTGACTTGAATGGGAACTTGGTCCAGGGGACGGGGCTCAGAGGGCCTCCAGGAGAACAGCGCAGCTTTGCCTCAGGACTGGTGTACTCCCTCAACCTGCTGCAGGCCACTCTGCATAAATATGAACA GGCTCTGAATACCTGCAGCGTGGAGGTTTTTAAGCGCATGGGTACGCTCTACTCTGAAATGAGCTTCCATGAGCGCTCTCTGGATTATTTCATCGACCTGCTGCATAAAGATCAGCTAGATGAGACTGTTCAGGTGGAACCTCTGACTAAAGCCATTAAGTACTATCAG CAACTGCACAGTGTCCATCTGGCAGATCACACTGAAGACTGCACAGTGCAGCTGGCTGACCACATTAAG TTTACCCAGAGTGCCCTGGACTGCATGGGAGTGGAGGTAGCTCGTCTGAGGGCGTTCCTGGCAGCAGGTCAGGAGAGCTCTGGCTTCGCTGTCCTTCTAAAGGACCTGGACACTTCCTGTTCTGATATCAGACAGTTCTGTAAGAAGATCCGCCGTCGCATGCCCGGAACAGACGTAGTTGGAGTACCTGCTGCTCTCAATTTTGAACCACAG GTGGCAGAGACGCTGACGGAGTGCAGGCGCCAGCAGACCCGTGTGGTGGCTGTGCTGCAGGAGGTGGCTGCCGCTGGAGCTCAGATGGTCGCTCCACTGGCAGAACAGGAGGGCCTCAATGCTCTCAAACTGGAGGATATCGCCTGCAAGGCTGTGGAGCAG GTGTATGGCTCTCATGGCCTGAACGGCCCAGAGTGTCTGCGTCAGTCCTGCAGCTCTGTCATCATTACCATGAACAAGATGGCCACGGCCATGCAGGAAGGGGAGTATGATGCTGACAAACCACAGGGAAAG ACTCCTCCAGTGGAGATAAGAGCATCCACTGTCAGGGCAGAGATGACTGACGCTGAGGGTCTAGGAGTTAAACTAGAAGACAGAGAGACGGTCATCAAGGAGCTCAAAAAGTCCCTCAAGATCAAG GGTGAGGAGCTGAGTGAGGCCAACGTCCGTCTGAGCCTGCTGGAGAAAAAGCTGGACACCTCCACTAAAGACGCAGATGAACGAGTGGAGAAGATTCAGACAAAACTGGACGAGAACCTCGCCCtgctgaagaagaaagaaaa GGAGTTTGAGGAGACGATGGATGCTCTGCAGGCTGATATTGACCAGCTGGAGGCGGAGAAAGCAGAGCTGAAACAACGCATTAATAACCAATCGAAGATGACCATCGAAGGCCTGAGAGGCCCACCTGCCACCGGAATTGCCTCCATTGTTCAGGGATCTGCAGGAG CAGGTCTGCCTCCATCCCTGGCAGGACCAGTACAGGTGGTGGACTCCCCTCTCCTCAGGCAGCAGGTTGAAGCCCAGAGACTGGGCATTAAACACCTCAAGAATGAAAACAACAGACTTAAG GCGGAGAAAATAAGAGCCCAGCTGGCCTCCCTGCCTCCACTCTGCCCTCCCAAACTGCCACAAGTGTCCAAAGAAAGCTCCACGCCACCGGATGGACTAAACACAGGCATCTATCGCAGGACTGACCAACTGCTGGCAACCCTGCTCAAGCTGAGTGCAGAGGTTAAAGTGGTGGACGTCACCGGGAAgacagcag TTAGTGCCAGTGCCCAGCTGCTGGAGCAGACAGCTCGACTGCAGAACCTCAGTAATGCTCTGGACAAACTCAAG ggAGAAGTAGCTGAACATGTAGTCTCATATCAGCCTGGAGCAAAGGCTTCCTCTGACTTCGCCACCTTCCCAGTCTCCTCCTTTGTTAAG GCCAAGGAAGAGAAGCAGGGAGGAACAGTGTTTGTAGGTCGTGTTGCCATTCCATGCACCCGCGGACAGGAACAAGTCCACCGTCTCGTCCTATCACAGCAACAGCTGCAGCAAGTGCACCGCCTCCTCATGGCTTAA